In Ananas comosus cultivar F153 linkage group 7, ASM154086v1, whole genome shotgun sequence, the sequence atCATcatcggagacggtggagaaaggtcggagaggaaaaaaaaagagtcgcggcgcggcctcagCGGGCTCGGAGGTGAAGAAGGTAGGGGTGGGCGGGCAaaggcaagggcgagggcgagggcgagggtatGAGGGTGAGAGGCTAGGTGGGTTGTTTTTGCCTCCGTTGTCTTCCTCGGCgagagaataaaaaatgaatgagagaaagaaaaaaggagagagaaagaggatagaaaaaagtaataaaggtatgaaaattcggaccgaatttacaaaataaaaaaaatgcagcataattttacaaaagctcaaaatttgtgaattttttatgtaaattggccAAAAAATTTTACCAATTCTTTAATCGGAAGATATAAGAAATGATGTACAACACTGTTGCACGCAGTGCACATCTAGTGAATACTCGTGAACGATCCTCGACGGTCCGATTCCATTTTCACTTCCCACGTGAGTTGCGCGTGCCGAGTTCTGGAAGGCGTCCTCCTCCCTCCCATCCCGCCCCTTATCCGCTCTACGGGCTACTACGCTCTTCTTGTCCGTCTCGCTTTCCTCGCTACCCACATCCGACCCTTCCGCACAGGATTCTGGCAGCCCCAAAATGGCGTTTCAATCCTCATCGCCCGCCGCCGCTCGGTCTCGACTGTCGCCTTCTTCTTTCCTCCTCTCCCAGCGAGCAGGCACCCTTTTCTCTTTACGTTTACTCCTCGAACCTTCAATTAGTTACTTCTTCCAAGTGCTTTGTTCATCATAATCCTTGGATAAAATTATTAGGTTAGTTTGTTATGATTCTAACGATTAGCCTGTGGAACATGTTAGGCCCACATACGAAATAGAGTTGGGAGTCAAGTAGTGGAAGTGTCATTGGGATAAATTATCACTGTTCGGGCTAGGAAGATTGGAACTTATCCTTTGAATTGAGAAcatatttctttacttttttggGGTGAGATTGGCATCAAGAATCGACTGCAACTTAGAATTTTCTTTCGTCACCATTAGTGGAGTGTTTGACTGTGTACCGACGAAAGAAGTCGATCCCTCTTACTTTGCATGAGAGATCAAATACACTTATTTAAATAGGGGGCACTTTAGAAACCTTCTGTCTTCCATCTGCCACAATTTATATAGGCTGATTTCACTCGTACGTACCTCCTGGTTGACATTCCTAGTTTCCTACAGATTAAGCAATTAAAATCTTTATTATTGAAAACCTTAAAATGGTATGTGATTTTCTCATTTCAATTGTATGAGATTTCAATGGCGGGGTTGTGGAGAGATTTTGTAGGAAGatttgttgaaaaattaaaaaagttttgtAAAGTAAACTTGAGAGaaggaaaattttatattgaaaatttggGAGTAGAGAGAATTAATGATTGGAGAATAAATAGAATGAAGGATTTGCTTGTTGTGATGAAATTGGAGATTTGTAGGAGTACTTACagttgtaaaattttttagaaatttttttaaaaaattaaaaagttataaattagaagttataaattttaattttttggaccaaaatGTCCTCTTTGATGGTTAGAAAATTGAATGTTagagagggcattttggtcattttgaccaaaagaGGCCCTTTTAGTGTCTTACAGTTTtctttcaaatgaaaaaaaagaaaaaaaaaaaagaggtcgCCAACGGCTATTGAGCCCTTGGGTCCACTCCCCAAGGGTCTGCCCTTGGGGTTGGGGATGGTCTTTTAGGCCTTGCCCAAGGGCCAGGACTAAATCCAATATAGGCCTGGCTCTAGGGAGAGCCAAGCCTATATTGGTGTCCAGGACAGGGCCATGCCTGGGTCTTGGCTTTAAACATAATGGCCCTTTGGGCCTGGATGTCCAGTCAGGCTCAAAGGGCCTCACTTTCTTGCTTGGCCGTGTCGGCCCGGCAAGCACGGCCTGTATAGGCCGTGTTGTGCCGAGCCACGAGCCTACTCCTTAGCCCGGCACGGCTCAAGTATGACTTAGGCAAGGCCAGATCTTGTCGGCGGGCTGTGTGGGGGTAGGCCCAGCACAGACCTAAGAGCTGGGTCGTCCCGCCCAAACACATGTGCTATAGTACCCGTTCCGGGCCATGGCCTGGCCTAGGGTCGTGCTGGGCCAGGCGGCCCGTGCCCGTTTTACATTCTTAGGCACAGAAGGCCTCCTAATGGTACACTCAAACAAACTTTGGCACGAGTGCATGACCTTATTCAACTTTTTTAGTTCCAAATAAGGTTTtgtaatgttattttgaaagttttatgATAGTAATTATAAACTTTGGCTATGTATTGATTGACCTACTGGCAAAGATAGCCTACTACATCTACTAGTTAATATAGTTGTAGGCTTCTTTAcaagtaaaatataattatagttCGTTGAAAGCAAAAACTAAAATACAATTAGAAGATCCataattacaataataatttaaatttatatcttgGCAGAGCGATGACTACTTAGTCCACATAGATCGTCGAGGTGGATCATATGGCATAGAGTAATCTGTAGACACAAAATTGACATTACAATTTTGGTGTAAATATTGCTTGTACTACGAGAAGGTTATATAGTGCCAGTACATAGCGTTGTTTCATTGTATGTAATCTACATATGCTTTCAGATTGTGGGCATAATGGACAACAATTGCTTGTACCGGCACTGAGGTTGAAACCCCATTAGGATAAGTATGGTATAGAATAGAAGCACCATAATATGGGTAGACAGTATATTCACTATGTTCATATGAATCAGTGGACATGGAGTGACCATACGAATTTCCACTATATGACGTTACAAATGGATAGTGAATTAGTGATCGGGCTTCTCGTGCACCAACTGATACTCCGTGCATTGAGATTAATCATCAGTGCTGCGAATTGATGTAGCGAAAGAGTCCAACATAGAGCATGCATCTTTTCGTAAAACCCATGTTGATATGATGGATATGATAATGCGAAAGTTCTATCGAATTGTGATTGCATATCATCATCCGTCCATGGGTACCCAGTTGACAACACTTGCAAACCCTCTCTTATCTCCCTATAGTCTTGTTGTTTTCTAGATGCTTGATGTACCTGGGGATTAGAATTATGATACAACTCAAAAGGAAACTCAACTTACAAAGAAGCAAGCGTGCAGGTTAAAGGCATACAATAACTACTTTATTGTATAATAGTGCCTATTGTGTTCTTTCGCTCGTGATACAAGTGCATGCATACTCTTTTTAGACATTTATATGCAAAATTGGGACATAATAGTGTAATACGTATGGTGCTTTAAATCCATAATTGCTTGGTTTAACTATCATATATCATTATCACAATGAAAACCATGTCTTCTGAATTTCAACTTTTTGCATATATTAGAATGATACCTAGTCAGTTGACACCAAGCAATTATGCTTGATATTCTTGATTACACTCTTAATGAGGTTTACAAATTTGTCATGATTGTCAACCATTTGGTTCTTTAAAGTAAACCTACGGTACACCTAAGTAAACCTATGGTACACTTTTTCTAGTTTGTTAGTTtgaatatttgtatttttcatgATATGCTTCACGCTCTATTGTCTTTTCTTCTTGTGTTAATTGTTTGTCAACCTGTTAAGTTCCTTATGTCTGGCTGATGAGATAAAAggttagagaaaaaaaagaaagcaaaacaaaacaatacaaaacaaaacaaaagaacagGAGGAATTAGACAGAATCTTGTTGAAATAAGATAGCATTATGGTGCCCGGTTAGATTCAGGGGCCCTTCTAGGTTTTCTATTTCTAAGTATATTTCgctttattttttatctgcAGTCATATATTGGCATGTAAATCTCTGTCCTATATAATAAAAGTTTGCTACTAAGCAGTTATAAAGTTTCGTGCaatttagggcctgtttgtttgcACGGAAGTTGGGTGGAAGTGGAAAGGGGGAagtaattttcggtgaaaactgaccactttcgttgtttggttcaccgtaattttattacgctTGAAAATCTAGTTCACccaaattaatgaaattgacttccccctcccatggggcgaagtcaatttcggtGAGGTGAAAAGAGGCAAGAGTGTGAATTGATGTGTTAGGATTACCCTCTTCTCTACCCTTTcctttcatccaaatatattcaattgtggaagtaattaaattttttattttgattgtatgcctaaaatatgatcaaatttggttagataagttttaatatattttttgtttaatttgtatatttagaaaatgatgaaaaatgaatttgttaaatgttaataattttttaactttagaattttatttgttgcattattataatttatatgcaaacaaataatataattttttaaaatgttattttataattatacatatatataattatttacatacataattatattaatttttatttattataatttattattcactaagttacaaagtagacaatgatatcacttcagaggtaagtataccgggggtggagaactacactttttacgtcacctacttcctaccaaacaaacaacagaactcgcagaactgcacttccacagttagaaacaaacagcggaagtgaattaattttcaccCTAACtgcacttcaacccaaagtccacttccatcccaagtctacttacgttgaaacaaacatgcccttaaccACAAAGATTTCAATGTAATGACAACTGTAAGTCTATCTCCTAATTGAGTGAGAAAAGAACTCTTGTAGTAATATAGACTCCCCAGAATGCTCAGTGCTGAATTCTCACTATTTCTAGTTTGCCCATTCCATCATGGCAAAAGACGAGCAATTATCTTGTTATTATTGAACAGGAAAGAGTCGCTCTGGATTCCTTTGTCTCTCACCAAATGTAGTTTGTTGGAGCTCTACTGCAAACTATGTGCTACTGCAAGAGGGATCAACTGCATTCTTTCTAAAGCCCTTGGATActagaaacagaaaaaagaggCATGTGCTTTGGTTTTAATGGTTTTGTCCTTCTACTGGAAACTTCATATGCAACTCCTTCCATAAGCATGCTTTTACCTGACTCTCAGACCAGGATTCTTGAGATGTGCAACCATTGAAGAAATTGAGGCAGAGAAGTCCTTGATTGAGAGGGATGTGGTTAGTACCATTTATGGTTGTTTAGTATAATTGGCACATTACCTAGTTGCATAATTACTGACTTAATTGTAGAAAGAAAGGATGGAAAAGACCATTGAAACTGTTCGAGGTAGTTTTAATGCAGTGAGGACTGGGCGAGCAAACCCAGCTATGCTCGATAGAATTGAGGTACAAGATAGAATTTTTTGTTGCTATTTATGTAAtcttttaagttttattattttgaatagtTTGTCTAGCAACTTATATGAGCAATCGACCGGGATCATTCAATACGACAGTATGAGCACGATCCAAGGCAAACCCTTAGCATATATAAAATGCCAAAAAGCGAAAATTTACATATCCTCCCCCTTATTTAGCCCCTTGATGGAAATTGGCTTCACTGCGCCCTGAATAAGAAAAAAGCTGCATGAGAAGATTCATCCCATTTTGGCCAGAGGGAGGCAGTGAATCACCTGGGCTACAGATTTGTCTGTTGGTTGATTCGATAAATAACCTCATTCGGAAAAAAAAGGTATCAAGATAAGAATCTTCGTGAACTGGACTATCTTTATAGCATGTCTCTTTAAAGTGAAAGTGGAATTCAtcctttgttttttcctttccatTCACTCCCAACCGCTCTACCACTGAGCTACTGACGAACAACGGGAGTTGAACTCTATGAGGTCGAATCTCCCGTTCTCAACCCATGAACAATATGAGTCCGAAGCTTCCTTCGTAACTCCCGGAACTTCTTCGTAGTGGCTCTGTTCCATGCCTCATTTCATAGGGAACCCCAAAGTGGCTCTATTTCATTATATTCCATCTTACATATGGCTCTAGAGTTGTTTTGCCACCATGTAATTACTTTGTCACTGCAAACCATCCTCCCTAATATGGTCAGTTAGTGTTATGTTCTCCCTTTCATTAATTTTTCATCAGAGATTgtacatcttttgtagcttcccagtgaaatgattaaaaatttaataatctagCATGCTTTATgtcttttatttgaaattttcatttCACATTAAGAAGGTGGTTATATGAAATACAGGCAAGAAGTTATTATCATAATTAAAGGCGTAATGGTGGGTTTGCCTTGGGTTAATTGTGCTTATTATGGGAACATCATTTAAATGTTGAACCAGGGTCTAAATGATTTTTCGTATCTCTATGAAGTTAAGTGGCTTCTCTTTAATACACAACTTTGCGAAGAAGAAATTATTGAAGTGGCTCGAAAAATTGTGCTCATGtcaaactgaattttttttcttggttgtAGCTGATAATAGACAGATGTAGCTCCTCATTGTCTCTTATATTGGTTAGTCAAAATAAAAGAACTATTGCTTTGCTGTACAAACTAGAAATTATCGATGATAGTACAATCTTGCTGAACCAGCACCTTCTGTTTTCGATGCCTCTACATTTGTCTCTTTCTAACACTGGATAATTGGGTACAACTTCTCACCacttcaataaaaaaattaaaatgcccaAATTTTTTCAATCCGCCATTTTTATGTGTAGCTTAAATTTGTTTATGTAGGTGAGAATTGCCCTTTCATTGATAATTTTGACTAGACTGCATACGGGTAAATATGTGACAGTTATGCCACCATCCCTTGCAACAATGTAGATTTTACAATATTACGAGATTCTCCTACAACAATTAATCTGGAATATTGATTTTAGCTACTCTTTGAACATATTCTGTTTATTCATATTTCTTTGTGAGATAATTTTCAATTTGTGACATATTAGTTTTCGTAATCGATGGACATAAGATTTTTGTCTTGTTGCCATTAAAACTATGCTACTTATCGTCTAAGTTAGTTACTCCATCTATCCTAGAGCTAAAACTGCTCCCTGAAAAGATGCATGTAGTTGCAGTCATCACAATTGGTTTTCAACTGttgatatttattattttccaGGTTGAATATTATGGAAGTCCAGTAAGCTTAAAGAGCATCGCACAGATCAGCACTCCAGATGGAAGTTCCCTTCTTGTTCAGCCATACGACAAGTCTTGGTAAAACTCTACCTGTATTAGTAAAGCTTTCATATTTGATATgctgttctaattttttttttttttacttcatatGTTTTTAGTCTCAAAGCCATTGAAAAGGCGATTGTTAACTCTGATATTGGTTTAACACCAAACAATGATGGAGAAGTAATAAGATTGAGCATCCCACAACTGACATCTGAGCGAAGAAAGGTT encodes:
- the LOC109712738 gene encoding ribosome-recycling factor, chloroplastic isoform X2, whose translation is MAFQSSSPAAARSRLSPSSFLLSQRAGKSRSGFLCLSPNVVCWSSTANYVLLQEGSTAFFLKPLDTRNRKKRPGFLRCATIEEIEAEKSLIERDVKERMEKTIETVRGSFNAVRTGRANPAMLDRIEVEYYGSPVSLKSIAQISTPDGSSLLVQPYDKSCLKAIEKAIVNSDIGLTPNNDGEVIRLSIPQLTSERRKELSKVVAKLAEEGKVAIRNIRRDAIKAYEKLEKEKKLSEDNVKDLSSDLQKVTDEYMKKIDSMQKQKEKELLTV
- the LOC109712738 gene encoding ribosome-recycling factor, chloroplastic isoform X1, whose product is MAFQSSSPAAARSRLSPSSFLLSQRAGKSRSGFLCLSPNVVCWSSTANYVLLQEGSTAFFLKPLDTRNRKKRPGFLRCATIEEIEAEKSLIERDVKERMEKTIETVRGSFNAVRTGRANPAMLDRIEVEYYGSPVSLKSIAQISTPDGSSLLVQPYDKSCLKAIEKAIVNSDIGLTPNNDGEVIRLSIPQLTSERRKELSKVVAKLAEEGKVAIRNIRRDAIKAYEKLEKEKKLSEDNVKDLSSDLQKVTDEYMKKIDSMQKQKEKVNIKRALLSPDIGAAYLHSDFSCHTFYHDNNFYGCHSCIF